A part of Aegilops tauschii subsp. strangulata cultivar AL8/78 chromosome 2, Aet v6.0, whole genome shotgun sequence genomic DNA contains:
- the LOC109766495 gene encoding PR5-like receptor kinase, translated as MAAVSASPALHSLPFLLLLLVAAGEATMLNITNRCSYTVWPAAMPVGGGVQLDPGATWTLNVSGLASHGRVWARTGCSFNGRGNGSCQTGDCGGMLACKAYGRPPNTMAEFTIGQFNNTDFFDLSFVDGFNVPMDFLPVQDQGGPGCGKGPRCAANITSQCPSELTAPGGCNNACTVFKQDRYCCTGNAAYNCEPTKYSLLFQQICPDVYDYSMDADWKKTFTCPLGTNYQIVFCPSINLNTSLPSTGSSSSSKRRIGLILGTVVGFILIAGFLLFFVHRRRTRRHREMEEEEEEFGKLQGTPMRFTFHQLEVATEQFRDKLGEGGFGSVFEGQLGGERIAVKRLDQAGQGKKEFSAEVQTIGSIHHINLVKLIGFCVEKSHRLLVYEYMPKGSLDRWIYCHDDNIDPPLDWSTRCKIITHIAKGLSYLHEECTKRIAHLDVKPQNILLDDNFNAKLSDFGLCKLIDRDMSQVVTRMRGTPGYLAPEWLTSQITEKADVYSFGIVVIEIINGRQNLDPSRSEESMHLITLLEKKVKHDNLVDMIDKTSKDMQAHEQDVIQMMMLAMWCLQIDCKRRPKMSEVVKVLEGTMNAESNIDHNFVATNQVNFRIADNAASSVPPLASHVSGPR; from the coding sequence ATGGCAGCGGTGAGCGCCTCTCCGGCCCTCCACTCACTGCCTTTCCTTCTCCTGCTCCTCGTCGCTGCCGGCGAGGCCACCATGTTAAACATCACCAACCGATGCTCCTACACCGTGTGGCCGGCAGCCATGCCCGTTGGCGGTGGCGTGCAGCTCGACCCGGGGGCGACGTGGACCCTCAACGTCTCCGGGCTCGCCTCCCACGGGCGCGTGTGGGCGCGCACGGGCTGCTCATTCAACGGCAGAGGCAACGGTTCATGCCAGACGGGCGACTGCGGCGGCATGCTCGCCTGCAAGGCCTACGGCCGCCCGCCCAACACGATGGCTGAGTTCACAATCGGCCAGTTCAACAACACCGACTTCTTCGACTTGTCCTTCGTCGACGGCTTCAACGTGCCCATGGACTTCCTGCCAGTGCAGGACCAGGGAGGTCCAGGGTGCGGCAAAGGGCCACGCTGCGCTGCCAACATCACATCGCAGTGCCCAAGCGAGTTGACAGCCCCTGGGGGTTGCAACAACGCGTGCACTGTGTTCAAGCAGGACAGGTACTGCTGCACCGGGAATGCAGCGTACAATTGCGAACCCACCAAATACTCGTTGTTGTTTCAGCAAATCTGCCCGGATGTCTACGATTACTCCATGGATGCTGACTGGAAGAAGACGTTCACTTGCCCGTTGGGGACCAACTACCAGATCGTCTTCTGCCCATCGATCAATCTAAATACTTCTTTGCCAAGCACGGGATCGTCGTCATCCAGCAAACGGCGCATTGGTCTGATTCTAGGTACTGTGGTCGGTTTCATCTTAATTGCCGGATTCCTCCTTTTTTTCGTGCATAGACGAAGAACGCGACGACACCGGGagatggaggaagaggaggaagagtTTGGGAAGCTACAAGGAACACCAATGAGGTTCACATTTCATCAGTTAGAAGTAGCAACCGAGCAGTTTAGAGACAAGCTTGGCGAAGGAGGGTTTGGTTCTGTGTTTGAGGGACAGCTTGGTGGGGAAAGGATTGCAGTAAAACGTTTGGATCAAGCAGGTCAAGGAAAGAAAGAATTCTCAGCAGAGGTTCAGACGATCGGCAGCATCCACCATATCAATCTGGTGAAACTAATTGGTTTCTGCGTAGAGAAATCACATAGGCTCTTGGTATACGAGTATATGCCCAAAGGATCCTTGGACAGATGGATATATTGTCACGATGATAATATTGATCCTCCCTTGGATTGGAGCACGCGATGCAAGATTATCACTCACATAGCTAAGGGTCTCTCTTATCTCCACGAGGAATGCACGAAAAGAATTGCTCATTTAGATGTTAAACCACAAAATATTCTCTTAGATGACAACTTCAATGCCAAACTTTCTGATTTTGGATTATGCAAGCTCATTGATAGGGATATGAGCCAAGTAGTTACTCGAATGAGAGGCACACCTGGATATTTAGCTCCAGAATGGTTGACCTCACAAATCACAGAAAAGGCTGATGTCTATAGCTTCGGCATTGTTGTAATAGAAATCATCAACGGAAGACAGAATCTCGACCCTTCCCGGTCCGAAGAGAGCATGCATCTTATTACCCTTTTGGAAAAAAAGGTGAAGCATGATAACTTGGTAGATATGATTGACAAGACCAGTAAAGATATGCAAGCACACGAGCAAGATGTAATTCAGATGATGATGCTCGCGATGTGGTGTTTGCAAATTGATTGCAAAAGAAGGCCTAAAATGTCCGAGGTAGTCAAGGTCTTGGAAGGTACCATGAATGCAGAGAGCAATATAGATCATAACTTTGTTGCAACGAATCAAGTGAATTTCCGCATTGCTGACAATGCAGCTTCTTCAGTTCCACCTCTAGCCTCACATGTATCAGGCCCCAGGTGA